A window of Terriglobia bacterium genomic DNA:
TGGCCTTGAGGAGGTCTCCAATTTCTTTCGGGCTTTGGGCTTCGAATTGCCGAGCGAGCGACTCATCGACTCAGTCCTCGTGTTTGACAGTTCATCCAAGGGGCGAGAGTACATGATGAGGGAGTATGGGGCGTCCTCGGAGAGTATTCCGGAAACCTTTTCAGGGACAGTGGAAGGTAAGAAACTCCTCCTGGTTTCCCGCGAGTCGTACCGGGAGGTCTGGCGAAAGCTGTATTCCGAGTGGCCATGGACCGACAAGACCTATCATCAGTTAATAGTCCATGAGCTGGCTCATCGGGCGCATGAAGCGATTGCGATATCGCGGTATGGCTCGGCAGACGCCATGGGTCCACCATGGTTCTTTGAAGGCCTCGCGGTGATTTGCGCCGGCCAATTTGAAACCGACCGGCCACCAATGAGCCGCGAGGAGATCGAGAAGCAAGTCGGAGCCGGCCACACGCCAAAGGCCTCCTATCCGCTCTATGGCAGCATTGTCCGCTCCCTTGTTGCTCAGTTCGGGATGAAGACCCTGATTTCCAGAGCCTCGGAGCCGGGATTTCCAGAAATGCTGTGGTCAATCATTGGCCACCTTATTCGGAGTTGTCATGAAACCTAGACGAAAGATTATCGTTTACATCGCGACAAGCGCGGACGGCTACATTGCCAGACCAGACGGCGATGTGGAATGGCTCAATCGCCGGCCCAGTACGGTCGATTACGGCATTCGCAAGTTTTACCCGACCATCGACACGATCCTGTGGGGACGCAAGACCTATGACTGGCTCCTGAATTATTACAAGAAGAGAGGCAAGACGAAGGGGCTGTTCGACACGAAGCTTGCGAACTATGTCTTTTCCCGGAAGCCGCCGCGACGCGCGACACCTGGCGTGAAATTCGTTTCAGAGCCGGTCAAGGTGTTTGCGCAGCGGTTGCGCGCGACGCCGGGCAAGCACATCTGGATGATGGGCGGTGGAGAGTTGATCGCCTCCTTCCTCGACGCCGGCGAGATCGACGAGTTCGACATCCATGTCATTCCGGTGCTTATCGGCGAGGGGATACCCCTTGTGGCGCCGCGTCATCGCGATGTGCCGCTCCGCTTGCTCTCATCGAAGAAGTACCCGGACGGAGTCGTTCGATTGCGTTATGAAGTTCCGCGGTAGCTCCGGGAGAGACACCCGGTGGGACTGGACGGTTCGATCCCCGGCCGCGGGCTAACAAGCGATTGCAGCCGCCGACGGTCGGCGCGACAATGAGGCCGACGCCGCTGAATTGCGGTCATTGGGCGCTAAGAGGAGTCTCCTCATGGAGGCAGCGATTACATGACGATCTATATCGCGTTCTTACGGGGCATCAACGTCGGCGGGAAGAGTCTTTTGCCGATGAAAGAACTTGTCGCTGTGCTTGAAGACCTCGGCTCCCAAAACGTCCATACATACATCCAAAGCGGCAATGCGGTGTTCGAGAGCAGAGACAAAGACGCTTCGCGGCTTTCAAGGACGATCAGTGCTGAAATCAAGAAGCGCCGGGGATTCGAGTCCCATGTCCTCGTGTTGAAGCTCAAAGACCTCGAAAGGGCAATTGCGGAGAACCCCTTCCCCGAAGCTGAGATCGATCCCCGATTCTTACATGTGGGTTTTCTCGCCTCCTCACCCCGGAATCCTAACCTGAAAATGCTCGAAAGCATCAAGAGCAGCAGCGAACGATTTCATCTGATCGATAACTTGTTTTATCTGCATGCACCCGAAGGAGTGGGCAAATCCAAGCTCGCGGCCAAAACCGAGAAATTGCTCGGCGTCGCAATGACTGATCGTAATTGGAGAACTGTGCTCAAAGTCTGGGAAATGGCAAAAGGGTTAACGTAATGGCGCCCCACGACGGGTTGCAGGCGACATGGCTCTTCTGCGCTCCGCAACGCGCCAGAACCCAACCGTTCATTGGACGACGAGCAGTCATCCACCGCACGTTCTCGCTGGGAGCCAAAAGTGTCCTTTGATTGTCAACCGGTTTTGAAGGGCGACCTCGTCGAGCTCAGGCCACTTCGCTCCCAAGATTACAGTGATTTCTACGCCGTCGCAGCCGATCCGCTCATTTGGGAACAACATCCGGACAAGAAGTTGACGCGCCAAGTGTTCAGCGGACATGCCAATTGGGAACCAGGTGTTGATCTCTCAAGGAGTATAAGCCATGTCAACTAAGCCAAAGACGATTGACGATTACCTCGTGTCCTTGAGCAAGGAGAAGCGGGCGGCGCTTGAGAACCTTCGAAGGGCCATCAAGTCCGCGGCGCCGAAAGCTGAAGAGTGCATCAGTTACAATATCCCAGCCTTTCGTCTTGCCGGAAGGCTGCTGGTGGCCTTTGGCGCGGCCGCGAACCACTGCGCCTTTTATCCCGGAGCTTTTCCCGTGAAAGCCCACAAGGACGAACTCAAGGCCTACGACACCAGCAAGGGCACCATCCGCTTTCAAGCGGACCGTCCCCTACCGGCCACACTGGTGCGGAAGCTGGTAAAGACGCGGATCACGGAGAAAACCCTCCAACAACGGGTTGCAGCGGGCAGAGCTACGCGACGCCGTTGAAGCATAGCGTTGGGTGGACGCAAGCCAGAAAATGCTTGGTATGGCTAATGAAATGAGACAGCGAAGCGACGGCACGGTGACGCTCAGTCTTTTTGCGCATAATGACGCTCACGCGCTGTGCAACGGAGACCGTGATCCAGAGCATCGGCGCCGGTTCGAGTTTCCCGGCGACTTCATCCCGTCGCTGAAGCACTCCGAGAACGCCATCGCCCGATGGGAGCAAGAGCGCCTTGCCGGCAAGCGCTTTCCCTTCGCCGTCCGGGATACCGCAACCGACGAACTTCTGGGTGGTTGTGAGCTCAAGCCTCTTGATGACGAAGTGGCCAACCTGTCTTATTGGACCTATGCCGCTCATCGTCGCCGCGGAGTTGCCGCACGCGCCATTGCCTTGGCGTGCGCTATCGCATTCGAAGATATGGGTTTTCGTCGGTTGGAGGTCGTTACCGATCCCGACAATGTCGGATCACGCCGGGCCGCAGTCCGCAACGGATTCAAGGAAGTGGGGATGCGTGAAGGGCGGATCCTCCACGTCGTCGAAGTGGACGAGTACCACAAACGGGTGTCTGCGTGATCTTCCGAGGGAACCCTCCCGACACGCCGCTGCTGGCCGGCGAGCGGCGCATCTCGGAAATGAGCGGCAAGCCGTAAGCGCCCAAACTATTTTGGTCGAATCCATTCTCATCGGAGGTCATCCTTGATCATTGCCCTGGCGTCGCCTCGGATCGCCTCAACGCTTGATGAGGGGTTGGACAAGATCAAGCGGCTCCTGTCCGAAGCTTCGGCCCAAGGCGCGGAGATCGTGTGTTTCCCTGAAGCTTATCTCCCAGGTCTGCGGGGACAGGATTTTGAAGTATTGCCCTTTGATCAGACACAACAGGAACGAATACTGCACGCCGTGGCGCAGTGGGGGCGAACGTATGCGGTGGCCACGATCCTCGGGATGGAAAGTTTCACGGAAGCAGGCCGGCAGATTGTCGCCTTTGTCATTGACGCCCGGGGCCAGGTCCAGGGATACCAAACCAAGAACCAGCTGGATCCGACCGAAGATCAGTTCTATGTGCCCGGAAATACCCGGCGACTCTTCGAGGTCAAAGGGATTAAGTTTGGAGTGGTGATCTGCCATGAGGGCTGGCGCTACCCGGAGACGGTGCGGTGGGCGGCGGTGCGGGGCGCCAAGATCGTCTTTCATCCCCACCACACCGGCAGTGATCGAGAGGGTGTCCGTCTGACGCAGTGGGGCGCGGCCAGCGGCCCTTACTACGAGAAGGCGATGATGATGCGCAGCCTGGAGAACACCATCTACTTTGCCAGTGTCAATTATGCTTTGCGCTTCCAGGAATCGGCGACAAGTCTCATTGCCCCGTCAGGCCAGTGCCAGGCGTACTTACCCTATGGACAGGAAAGCATCTTGGTGCAGAAGATCAAAGTCGAGGAAGCGACCGGTTTGCTGGCCACTCGATACGCACCCGAGCGTTATCAAGAATTCTATTTGGAGTGAGCGCGCCACCCTAAGTGCAGCCCAGCCCGCTCCGCTGGCACTTCGCTGCGCAAGTGATGCTCTAGGCCCGAAGGGCTGTCAGATTGTCGCCCCACCTGAAGCTCCGCGTTCTTTGCGGAGCGAGGGTGGGGTACCCATGAGAGAAAATGTGAGAGCCCCGCTTGCGGGGTGAAACCATCTCCTTAGGTCCAAATGTGCCGAACGCCTTATTCAAGGCCTTGCACTCGGAAAGAGTTCGCGGACCCTTGCGGAATAGAGATCTTCCATGGGCCCTCCTGCTAACAGGAAAACCGAGTGTGTCCCGATATCGCTTCGTGAGTCCAGCGGACGGATTTGGGCTCCCCTAATTCGTTAAACGAGAAAGGTAACAGGGCCGGAGCGAAAGTATTGCGAAGAGGGACATGCCAGGCAATTATTGTCCGGTTGTCCAAGATTCACTCGGCAGATTCTTTCGCCCCGCAAGCGGGGCTAAGATGTCATCGGGGAAACGCGTACCCCACCCTCGCTCCGCCCCGCACAGAACGCGGGACGGCGCTTCAGGTGGGGCTACAATCTGACAGCCCTTCGGGCCTAGAGGGGTGAAGGCGTCGCTCAATGAGCACCCAGTCAGGGGAATCGAATGTTCCTCCGACATTAATTATGGTCTTCAACTTCGGAATTCTGGTTTGTACAACTATGTGACCTCCTCCTCTGAGGGAAAGTGACTGCTCGAGCGCAAGCCCCTTGGACGCGAGAACAGCGGAAGGTTGTGTTGAGACAATGGATTTCGATACGCAGATCAAGTTAGCAGTCTACGGTCACTTCGCCGAGACGGGGCGAAGGCCCTCGCCGGAAGAGGTGGCCGAGCTTGCCGGTTCGGTGGTTGGAATTGTATTGGGCGCTTACGCGAGACTGCGGGGGCAGAGACTGCTCGTCCTTGAGGCGGATGGATCGTCAATCCGCATGGCGCCCCCCTTTTCGGGAGTCCCGACACATTTTTTTTGACCGACCAAAAGGATTTGCAACATGGCCCGCCGCTCGACAGAATCCTTCTAGACGCACCGAGCGGCGGGGCGTATGCTGGCGTCACACCATGAGAGCTGTCCTCTGCACGCGTTACGGCCCACCAGAGGTGCTTCGACTCGCGGAGGTCGAGCGACCCATCCCGCGCCGGAACCAGGTCCGCATTCGGATCTTCGCGACGGCCGTGACGGTGAGCGACTGCGTCGTCCGTGGTCTGAAGGCGCCCCGCCGGTATCGGATCCTGTTTCGGTTGCTGGCCGGCTGGAACGCGCCGCGCCGACAGATCATCGGGATGGTGCTCGCCGGAGACGTCGATTCCGTCGGCCGAAACGTCACGTCCTTCAAGGAAGGCGATCAGGTATTCGGTATGAGCCGTTGGGTGGTTGGCGCCTATGCGGAGGAGGTCTGCTGGCCAGTGAACACCCTCTTGGCGCCCCGGCCGACGAACCTCAGCTACGAGGAGGCTGCGGCCCTTCCGTACGGGGGCCTGTTGGCGATGCATTGCCTGCGCAAGGCCAGGCTCCGGCCCGGCCAGCGCGTCTTAGTCTATGGCGCTTCGGGCGCCATCGGCACCGCGGCCGTCCAGCTCGCCAGGCACTTCGGGGCTGTCGTGACCGGTGTGTGCAGCACCACGAATCTGCAGCTGGTCGAGTCGCTCGGCGCCGAGACGGTCCTCGACTACACGCGAGAGGACTTCACCAGCCGGGGAGAGCGCTACGATCTCATCCTCGACGCCGTGGGAAAGCGCAAGAGCGCGGCTGCAATGCGGGACGCCAGACGCGCCCTGACGACGGGCGGGACGTGCATCTCGATCGATGACGATTTCCCGAGTCTGACCCTGCAGGACCTGAATCTGCTGCGGCGGCTGGCCGAGTCGGGAGCGCTGAAGCCGGTCATCGATCGCCGCTATCGGCTGGAGGAGATCGTCGAGGCCCACCGGTACGTCGAGCTGGGACACAAGAAAGGCAACGTGATTGTGACCGTCGGGCCGCGCTCCTGAAACCCAGAGGAGAGATCCTGGCCGGGTCCCTCACCACGTCGTTGTAACCAGGGTCAGATCGGGAAATTGAACAATTCAGCATCGCAAAGACGAAGCTGCATTTATCGACTCGATTTGGTACATCGCCACCGTGTCCAAATATGATAGGCATTGTTTCAGCGATCTCCATTTGTCCAAAGTCCCGACCTGACCCCACCATGCGCTCGTGAGACTATTTTAGGTCGTCCCCGACAAGAGGAAGGATCCCATGTTGAACGACGTGCGTTACTCCCTGCGGATGATGCGCCGGACCCCAATGTTCACAGCGGCAGTCATCTTGACAGTTGCACTTGCGATTGCGGCCAATTCCGCCATCTTCAGCGTGGTGAATGCTGTGATGCTGCGGCCGTTGCCGTTTCGGGACCCGGACCGGCTGGTGCAGGTCGCGGAGAAGAACGACAAGCTCAATCTCCCGAGTTTCGGCGCCTCGGCGTTGAACTTCCTGTCCTGGCGCGAGCAGACGCACGCCTTCGACGAGCTCGCGGCGGTGGGATTCAGCAACTACACCCTCAGCGGGAGCGGTGAACCCGAGCAGCTTTCCGGCAATCGGATCAGCCCGGCGCTGACGCGTGTGCTGGGGCTCGCGCCAGTGGCTGGCCGGGCATTCAGCGACGACGAGGAGACGCCGGGCGTCGCCCCTGTGGCCATGATTGGCGAAGGCCTGTGGAAACGACGCTTCGGCGCTGACTCCACGCTGATCGGACGCACGATCGTGCTCAATGGCGCGCCGACCACGGTCATCGGTATCGCTCCCGCGGCACTGAATCTGATTTCGGGAGGCGACATTTACACTCCGCTGTCGATCGATCGGTCGAAAGAAATCCGTCTCAACCACGTGATCTTTGTTGTTGGGCGGCTGCGACAGGGTGTTTCGCTCCAACAGGCCCAAGCGGAGATGGACTCGATCGCTCGGCACCTCGGCCGGCAGTATCCGGAAGTGCGCGACTGGGGGATTCACCTGATCACGTTGTTTGACACATTTGTCAGCCCACAGCTCAAGACGGGGCTCTGGGTGCTGCTGTCCGCGGTCATTCTCGTGCTGCTGATTGCCTGCGCGAACATCGCCAACCTGCTTCTAGCGCGAGCGGCCACACGGCAGAAGGAGATGGCAGTGCGGACAGCCCTGGGGGCAAACCGAACGCGGCTGCTGCGCCAACTGATGGTGGAAAGCATCGTTCTCTCCATCGCGGGTGGCGGCACGGGTCTCGTGGGTGCAGCCTGGGCGGTACGAGCGATCAACCGGGCCTTGCCGCCCAATGTTTTGCCGGTCCCGGCGGTGCCGATCGACGCGACCGTGCTCTGGTTTGCTGCGGCACTCACCCTCGTCACGGGCCTGTTCTTTGGCATTGCGCCCGCTTGGCGCGCTTCCAGGGTGGATATCAATGAAGTGCTGAAACAGGCAGGACGCGAGTCTTCGGGCGGTGTCGGGGCCCGGCTGCGCCAGAGCCTCGTCACTGGCGAGATGGCGCTTGCGACGGTTCTGCTGATCGGAGCGGGGTTGCTCATTCAGACCCTGACGAATCTTGAGCGCGTGCACCTCGGTTTTGACTCGCACGGGCTGATCACCTTCCAGCTTGCCCCGCCGCCGGGCAAGTATCCCCTCAACAGCAAAGCTCCGCTGCTCTACCGCTCACTGCTCGATTCTTTGCTCTCCGTGCCGGGCGTGAACGGTGCTGCGGTTTCCAGCGGCATTCCCTTTGGGGCCGGAAACTACACTACGCATCCGATGTTAACAACGGGGCAGTCGGCCTTGCCGCCCGGGACGTTGGTGCCTATTGACTGGCGCATCGTCAGCCCCGGGTATTTCAAAACCTTGGACATCCCGCTGGTGCGCGGTCGCGACTTCACCGATGCGGACGGTCCAACGGCTTTGCCCGTCATGGTGGTGAGCCAAGCCACTGCGAGGAGGTTCTGGGGTGACGCCGATCCCCTCGGCCACACTTTGACGCGCTCGGCGGACCCGCGCACCGCATTCACCATCGTGGGTGTCGTGGGGGACGTGCGCAGCACCGCACTCAACCAGGAATCGCCGGCCCTCTATTACCCCATGGCTTCACGGGTTTGGCCACTCATGGACGTCGTCGTGCGCACGGGCGGATCCGCGGAGACCGTGTTACCCGCCATTCGCCAAAAAGTGCACGAACTCGATGCGGAACTGGCGCTGGCCAATATCCGGACGATGGACCAGTGGTTGTCGAACAGCGCCGCGCAACCGCGACTCAACACGGTGCTCCTCGGCGCCTTTGCGTCGGTGGCGCTGCTGATCGCAGCCATCGGCATCTACGGCGTTCTTGCGTATTCCGTCAGCCAGCGTACGCGGGAGATCGGATTGCGCATGGCTTTGGGCGCGACGCCGCGTGGGGTGCTTAGCCTTATTGTCAGAGAAGGGATGACCCTCGTCCTGATCGGGATTGGAATCGGCCTCGCAGGCGGACTCGCACTGGGACGAGCCGTGTCGAGTCTTGTCTTCGGCGTTACTGTCCGCGATCCGGCGACGTTCGCCGTTGTCACGGTGGTGCTGGCGACTGTAGCGCTCGCCGCATGTATTGTCCCCGCCCGCCGGGCCGCGAGCGTCGATCCCATGATCGCATTACGAGAGGAGTAGAGTTCCTCAAAGGTCGGCTCTTCAACCAGGGTGCCGTCATGCGTGAACCTGAGCGTGGCGTTTGAGGGTCGGGAGATGCTTGATGGATTTCCCTGCTTTCTTCCGGGCGAGAGGAAGTTCGCAGAGGCTTTGCAGGTTCAGCCAGAACTCCGCGCTCGTGCCGAAGAAATTGGGGTGAGGGGGTCAGGGTCGAATGGCGCTTAGATAAGATGGCCATTATCCTCTGTTGCGCCTGGTAACCGAAGGGGTTAAAGCACGGATGATTTGCTCGGACAGCTGGCGCAGTTGTGCCAGGCGTTGCTCCAGTTGGTAGTTTCGATGGATGGCCGCTTGGATGATCTGGGCCTGCTCGGCGGTCAGGGCCTGGGTGACGGTCTTGTTGTCGATTTTGCGAGTCCACAGGTAATACGGCCCGTAAGCCTTGGAGAGGCCGCGGACGGTGCGGTGGAGATAGCGTTTAACGACGCTGCCCTGAAGCACATACCCCTGCGGCGGAATCGCCGCCGCCTGTTGATTAAATCCTCGGATCAAGTGATGGAGTCGACTCATCGATTTCTCCTTGCCACAGGATACTATAAGTATATATACTGAAAGTATCTCTCGTCAAGGAGGTGCCCCATGGGACGATCCACCACAGGGCTCCGCGGCTTTCAACAACGCCTGGCGGCCGAGTCGGTCTCGAACTTGGCCGGGGTGCTGGGGCGTTGGATCCCCGCCCGAGCGCGCACCCGCTTGCGTCGCTCCGGCAGACGCCAACGCCTCTTTACCCCCATGGCGACGTTTTGGAACTTTCTGGCACAGGTGCTCTCCCCGCCCCAGCCGTGTCGGGAAACCGTGCGACAGATCCAGGCGAGACGGCACGCTCGCCGCCTCGCCGCGATCTCTTCTTCCACCGGCGCCTACTGCCAAGCCCGACGCCGCTTACCGGAAGCGGTTCTGGAACCCATCTGGCCGGAGGTGGCCCACGCCCTGGCTGCTACTGCCTCCCCCGCCATGCACTGGAAGGGGTATCGGGTCGCTGTGGTCGACGGGACCACCGTCAGCATGCCCGACACTGCCCAGAACCAAGCGGGGTGGCCTCAATCCTCAACGCAAAAGCCCGGGTGTGGGTTTCCCTTGATGAAGGTGTTGGGCCTCTTCTCCCTGGCCACCGGCGCGGTGCACGCCGTGGTCACCGCCACGCTCCACCAGGGCGAGCATGCTTTGTTGTCGGATGTGTGGAAGACCCTCACCGCGGACTTCGATCTCTTGCTCGGCGATCGCCAATTCGGTTCCTTTGCCACCTTCGCGGCGTTGCAGCTCTGTGGATTGGAGGGGGTCTTTCGCCTCCATTACGGTCGCCGCGTGGACGGGCGCACGGGACGGCGCTTAGGCAAGTCCGATCGGCTCTTGACCTGGAACCAGCCCCCCAAGCTCGCTTGGTGGCTCCCGCACCCGGTTCCCGATGCCCTTGCCGTCCGCGTGCTGAAAGTCGCCGTCCCCATTCCCGGCTTCCGAACCCGCGTCCTCTTCCTCGCCACCACGCTCCTCGATCCCCAACGCTTCCCCGCTGACGCCCTCGCCGAACTCTATCGACGCCGGTGGCAGGTCGAACTCTTCTTCCGCGACATCAAAACCGTCATGCACCTGGACGTGCTGCGCTGTCTGAGTCCCGACATGATTCGTCGCGAACTCCACATGCACCTGATCGCCTACAACCTCATCCGCGCCCTCATGCTCGAAGCGGCCCTTCTTCACGCCACCGATCTCCGCCGCCTCAGCTTCAAAGGTACCTGTGACACGCTGCGCCAGTGGGCACCCCATCTGGCTTTCGTCGCCGCCCATGCCGCCCTCTGTCGTCGCCTCTATCGCGCTCTGCTCCGCACCCTCGCCCAGGATCTCCTCCCACTTCGCCCCAACCGATCCGAACCTCGCGCTGTCAAACGACGACCCAAAAACTATCATCTCCTCACGAAACCCCGCCACCTGATGGGAAATCTCCCCCATAGGAATCGACCAAAATGAGCCCCTTATCTAAGCGCCATTCGGGTCAGGGTCAGGGTCTAAATTTTCAATGAACGGCACGTCCGTTCCACGACGTCGGCGATGGACGGGTCCATGGAGACACGTTTTCGAAACCGTCGGATGGCCTCACTGACCGCTCTCTAATCCATGCCGCCAGCCTCACGTCCCAGTTCCTTTAGACTCAAGCCGGAATGTTGGTGGGAGAGGTACAAGACTAGATCCCGGCCCCATTATTCCTCGCATTCATGGAAAATGGAGATGCGACCTCTGGCATGCTGTTCGGTTCTGGGATAGGCCAATCCCGCAATCGGACGGAGGTGCTCCCCTCCCGGGTTTTGCCTCCGCCTCTAAATCCTGTCCTTTCAATTCAAAACTCGCATTCTCTCCTTGGTAAGAAAGATGCTCTTTGAAATGCTGGGGGCAAAGCTGCAGGGAGGAATTCTCCTCTTTGGAGCGAGTCCGGTGGGACAGGAGGTGGAGGATGGGAGACCTCATCAGTGATCTTCGTCACTCGATTCGGCTGCTGCTGAAGAATCCGGGCTTCACCGTGGTAGCGGTCCTCACCCTGGCGCTCGGCATCGGCGCAAACACCACGATTTTCAGTTGGATCAATTCGGCATTGCTGAATCCCGTTCCCGGAATTGCCCGCCCCAGCGAGGTTGTGGCGCTGACGCTGAGCAAGCCCGGGGACAGACCCTTCCCATTCACATATCCCGATCTCGAAGCCATGCGCGACGGGCAGCAAAGTTTTACCGGTATTGCGGCGTGCAGCTTCGCTCAGATGAGCCTGACGGGAAAAAGTAAACCGGAGCGCGTCTGGGGCATGCTCGCTTCTGCGAATTACTTCGATGTCCTGGGCGTGCGGCCGATCCTGGGGCGCAGCTTTCTGCCCGCCGAGGACGAGAAGCCGGGAGGCGCCCCCGTGGCGGTGATCAGCTACCGGCTCTGGCAAAGGCATTTCGGCGGCAATCCGAACATCGTGGGGCAGACCATTGAAATCAACCTGCACCCCTACACCATTGTGGGCGTCACGCCGGCCGTGTTTCAGGGGAGCCAGACGGGGGTGCGAACCGAGATTTGGGTTCCGATCATGATGGGAGCGCAAGTGAACCCGCTGGGCGACCTGCTTCATGACCATCACTACTTCTGGTTATTTCCGTTTGGACGGCTGAAGCCGGGCATCGTGCTGAGGCAGGCGCAGGAGGAGATGACGCTGCGACTGAAGCCGGAGGTAAGGAATTATCCGGAGGAGCACAAAGGGCACGACAGCGTGACGGTGTACCCGCTGTGGCGCAGCCCCTATGGCATGAATTATTTTCTCGCGACGCTCCTGCCGGCATTGATGTCCATTGCGGGTCTGGTGCTGCTGCTGGCATGCGCGAACGTGGCCAATTTGATGCTGGTTCGGTCGATGGGGCGGCGGCGTGAAA
This region includes:
- a CDS encoding dihydrofolate reductase family protein, yielding MKPRRKIIVYIATSADGYIARPDGDVEWLNRRPSTVDYGIRKFYPTIDTILWGRKTYDWLLNYYKKRGKTKGLFDTKLANYVFSRKPPRRATPGVKFVSEPVKVFAQRLRATPGKHIWMMGGGELIASFLDAGEIDEFDIHVIPVLIGEGIPLVAPRHRDVPLRLLSSKKYPDGVVRLRYEVPR
- a CDS encoding DUF1697 domain-containing protein; its protein translation is MTIYIAFLRGINVGGKSLLPMKELVAVLEDLGSQNVHTYIQSGNAVFESRDKDASRLSRTISAEIKKRRGFESHVLVLKLKDLERAIAENPFPEAEIDPRFLHVGFLASSPRNPNLKMLESIKSSSERFHLIDNLFYLHAPEGVGKSKLAAKTEKLLGVAMTDRNWRTVLKVWEMAKGLT
- a CDS encoding DUF1801 domain-containing protein; protein product: MSTKPKTIDDYLVSLSKEKRAALENLRRAIKSAAPKAEECISYNIPAFRLAGRLLVAFGAAANHCAFYPGAFPVKAHKDELKAYDTSKGTIRFQADRPLPATLVRKLVKTRITEKTLQQRVAAGRATRRR
- a CDS encoding GNAT family N-acetyltransferase yields the protein MRQRSDGTVTLSLFAHNDAHALCNGDRDPEHRRRFEFPGDFIPSLKHSENAIARWEQERLAGKRFPFAVRDTATDELLGGCELKPLDDEVANLSYWTYAAHRRRGVAARAIALACAIAFEDMGFRRLEVVTDPDNVGSRRAAVRNGFKEVGMREGRILHVVEVDEYHKRVSA
- a CDS encoding carbon-nitrogen hydrolase family protein, with protein sequence MIIALASPRIASTLDEGLDKIKRLLSEASAQGAEIVCFPEAYLPGLRGQDFEVLPFDQTQQERILHAVAQWGRTYAVATILGMESFTEAGRQIVAFVIDARGQVQGYQTKNQLDPTEDQFYVPGNTRRLFEVKGIKFGVVICHEGWRYPETVRWAAVRGAKIVFHPHHTGSDREGVRLTQWGAASGPYYEKAMMMRSLENTIYFASVNYALRFQESATSLIAPSGQCQAYLPYGQESILVQKIKVEEATGLLATRYAPERYQEFYLE
- a CDS encoding NAD(P)-dependent alcohol dehydrogenase, which translates into the protein MRAVLCTRYGPPEVLRLAEVERPIPRRNQVRIRIFATAVTVSDCVVRGLKAPRRYRILFRLLAGWNAPRRQIIGMVLAGDVDSVGRNVTSFKEGDQVFGMSRWVVGAYAEEVCWPVNTLLAPRPTNLSYEEAAALPYGGLLAMHCLRKARLRPGQRVLVYGASGAIGTAAVQLARHFGAVVTGVCSTTNLQLVESLGAETVLDYTREDFTSRGERYDLILDAVGKRKSAAAMRDARRALTTGGTCISIDDDFPSLTLQDLNLLRRLAESGALKPVIDRRYRLEEIVEAHRYVELGHKKGNVIVTVGPRS
- a CDS encoding ABC transporter permease; amino-acid sequence: MLNDVRYSLRMMRRTPMFTAAVILTVALAIAANSAIFSVVNAVMLRPLPFRDPDRLVQVAEKNDKLNLPSFGASALNFLSWREQTHAFDELAAVGFSNYTLSGSGEPEQLSGNRISPALTRVLGLAPVAGRAFSDDEETPGVAPVAMIGEGLWKRRFGADSTLIGRTIVLNGAPTTVIGIAPAALNLISGGDIYTPLSIDRSKEIRLNHVIFVVGRLRQGVSLQQAQAEMDSIARHLGRQYPEVRDWGIHLITLFDTFVSPQLKTGLWVLLSAVILVLLIACANIANLLLARAATRQKEMAVRTALGANRTRLLRQLMVESIVLSIAGGGTGLVGAAWAVRAINRALPPNVLPVPAVPIDATVLWFAAALTLVTGLFFGIAPAWRASRVDINEVLKQAGRESSGGVGARLRQSLVTGEMALATVLLIGAGLLIQTLTNLERVHLGFDSHGLITFQLAPPPGKYPLNSKAPLLYRSLLDSLLSVPGVNGAAVSSGIPFGAGNYTTHPMLTTGQSALPPGTLVPIDWRIVSPGYFKTLDIPLVRGRDFTDADGPTALPVMVVSQATARRFWGDADPLGHTLTRSADPRTAFTIVGVVGDVRSTALNQESPALYYPMASRVWPLMDVVVRTGGSAETVLPAIRQKVHELDAELALANIRTMDQWLSNSAAQPRLNTVLLGAFASVALLIAAIGIYGVLAYSVSQRTREIGLRMALGATPRGVLSLIVREGMTLVLIGIGIGLAGGLALGRAVSSLVFGVTVRDPATFAVVTVVLATVALAACIVPARRAASVDPMIALREE
- a CDS encoding IS4 family transposase, yielding MGRSTTGLRGFQQRLAAESVSNLAGVLGRWIPARARTRLRRSGRRQRLFTPMATFWNFLAQVLSPPQPCRETVRQIQARRHARRLAAISSSTGAYCQARRRLPEAVLEPIWPEVAHALAATASPAMHWKGYRVAVVDGTTVSMPDTAQNQAGWPQSSTQKPGCGFPLMKVLGLFSLATGAVHAVVTATLHQGEHALLSDVWKTLTADFDLLLGDRQFGSFATFAALQLCGLEGVFRLHYGRRVDGRTGRRLGKSDRLLTWNQPPKLAWWLPHPVPDALAVRVLKVAVPIPGFRTRVLFLATTLLDPQRFPADALAELYRRRWQVELFFRDIKTVMHLDVLRCLSPDMIRRELHMHLIAYNLIRALMLEAALLHATDLRRLSFKGTCDTLRQWAPHLAFVAAHAALCRRLYRALLRTLAQDLLPLRPNRSEPRAVKRRPKNYHLLTKPRHLMGNLPHRNRPK